One Carya illinoinensis cultivar Pawnee chromosome 5, C.illinoinensisPawnee_v1, whole genome shotgun sequence genomic window, attttaaCTACTTCTCATATGTCAAGCCACAATTCTTACttggcaaaaataaaaattcaatattccacaattcttgaaaaaatattattaataaatgttttgtttttgtttttttggaagaACAGGTTGCGAGTATTTTTGTTCAACAATAAAACACACGACATCCTGAATTGTAGATGTTGAGTTTTTGTAGTAAAATGGTGGTCTACCCTCCAAAAAGCAGGACTATAAACActtgtgtgtttgtgtgtgtataaaGACAAGACATaccaaaatatatacatatatatattgaacacAAATATTTTAGCATATAGTTGTCAGTTAAAGTATTCCTCTCAGAGGAGAAACTGTGAGTGGCTAGATTGCCTTTTCTTTATATCTTGAGAGGAGAAAATGTTACTTGTTAGTGATTTGATCTACAACATTACACACATCACAAATAATCTCCTAGAAGGTAAAGGACATTTGAGTAGAATGATTTCTATCTAGTTAACACCAAAACTAATAAGCAGTTAATTCCAGCCTTGAGTCTTACTTTACATTGAGATATGTATTAGATGGCTCTTTCAATGATGTAAAGCACATTAGAATTAATATTTCTAAAAGCATAGTGTCATCACACCTTCCCAACTCATGTACAACTATTTATTTCTTCTGGCTTCCTTTACCCCTATTCTTCTTCTTAGACTTGTTATTACCCTTGTTTTGTGTTTCCTTGCTGCTTTGGTTGTAGGCTCCAGACACTGCAGCAACTTTTGAAGCATTTGACTTACCCTTATCAACACTACTACCTTCCTTAGCCTCACCATCACTATCCATCTCATTGTACCAATCCACTAATGTATTGTCGATTTTTGATGTCCATCTCAGGAATGGTTCGACATGTTGTCTTCTTGTCTGTAATCTCTTGGAAAGTTCACCAATCATTGACATATTGTTCTCAAGTTGCAGTTCTCTGATAAGGTAATATAGAAgaaagggggagggggggacaCAAGTCAGCAAGGCATGGCATGTCTAACTCTTCAAGATTTCACCATAAGATCAAAGAAAATGACCCCTTTGAGCAAAGCATAAGAAGGCAGGACATGTCTAATTTAATATATGCTTACCTCGCATCCAATGCAACATAAAGTAGATTCAGTTCCTCGAGCATGCCAGCTACTTCCTTCAATAAGTTTTCATGTTTGTAGTAAATATTCATTTGATGGCATTCCCTCATAATAATACTTAACAGGTGAATACATTTCCCCAGGTTTACCTAgatttttcacaaggaaaaagaaaatttagtaTGGTGCTCATAGGCATATGCTTTCTACCAAAGTTTAAATACAATGTAAAATGAGTGCATTACCTTCATTGCTTGGTCATTTTCCAACATGCACCTTGGATTTCCACCAACCTCTAATGGTTTCAAAGCTTCGAAGAATCTATCCCAAATGCACCTTGATTTTCCACCAACCTCCAATGGTTTCAAAGCTTCGAAGAATCTATCCCAAAAGTAACTATAATTAATGGGAAGTTCAATTCCAATTATGTTGTTCAAATCACCTTGACTTGCCAAGTTTGAAGGCACAAGCTTATAACCCCCGTGGTCATAACTGTCTGATGAAAGAACTTCACCACAAGCATTAGTTGCACCCACTTCAATAGCTCCAATTTGACCTCGAGAGGCTTCGACTGTCTGAAGACGCATAACTCTCAACATGTCCTCCCAAGACTGCTTTGCCGTCATATCAACAAAAATGGCGTCTGGACATAAAAATTGCGAACAATCCTTTCCCAAACTCACAATTACAAGAGGATTGTGGACCTTCTTAAATGCTTCAGCAAGCACATTTACATCCATATGTAAATGTTTCCGTCTTCTCTTAAGGACatcataaaattcaaatggaagttGCTCAGTGATATAGCTCCTACCAAGCAATTCAGAAAGTGAATCCAAAAAACTCCCTGAGTTTAAATAAACCAAACATATTATTGCAACCAATCTCAATACCAGCAGTGAATAGTAATCCTTcgcatatataatattagacatTCTGATCCATTCAAGTGTATCATTCTTATTACAAAGAAGCTGTCgaacaaaattaataattgaCTCATAGATTCTTCCTAGGAAAGGTTGCACTCCAGAAATAAAAGTGGAATTTGGGATGTTATCTACCTCTTCATAGATAAACCATTCAACAAAAGAAGACATCGAAGTGATGAAGTAACCATGTAAAGAGGATGCCAAGATCAAGAGGCGCTCAACAAGATACAAGAAACAACCAGGAGATATGTAGTCATTTTCTTTCATCCAGTTGGCATCAAAGGTATCCTTCAAAGCTTCATAGAGCCTGAATAGAAGGGACCACTCTCTTGGAGATTTGTTGATATTGTCAGGCACAATAGCTTGTGGAAATGTAATATCAACATTCCCACAAAGATTCTGAATGAATGTTTTCCACTGTGGGTTCCCATTTATACCgccaaataattttaaaatcttctcATACAAATCATTGTTTAGCTTACCCAATCCAAGAATTATCATCACAACTCTTCCAATTTTCCCATAAGTTAACCTACCCCTCGAGCTGATGTTTTCCAATATCGCTTGCTGTAGTAAATTCTTAGAAACTTCACTCCCTCTCAAAGAAAACATGTTATCTGCCAATGATTTTCGCCAATCTAGAGGAAATACATAGCCAAAGAAGGATTCAAcagaaaatttcacaaatctctTTAATGCCTCATCATCTTGGTACCCACAGTCCAAAAGAGACTTTGCAACCTCATATATATGAGTAAGTGATCTACTTTGGCAGAACATGGAGAGATTATTCTGTAATGAGAGATTATATAGAGCTTTAAGATGCTTCAAAACCTGTAGGCCAACAGAAAGTATTTCTAAAGACCAATAACTTCTAGCAATCAAAGCTAAATGGCGAACATTAATAGAAACCAACTTTCCATTCAAATGAAGGAATCGATTATCCATATCTCTCACCCAATCAGCACCAGGGTTGAGCAAAAGATATATTGTGTTAAGTTCACAGAACTGTCTCCACACTCCCATATAATTCAAACAGAAATCTCCATAGTGTTTATATTCATTAAAATCTTGGGTTTCAAGACTTCTGAGATACTTGAAAATGTTCACAACATGATCtttccaaaaattccaaaagtaAACAAGTGTTTCTATAGAAATCTGATTTTCAGAGATCATCTGATCTGAATGCTTTATTGgatcaaaaacaaaataatcctcCCACATATACTTTGACGAGTTTGTATGAAGATGAGCATCTATAATTTTTCGGGCAGATATTATTTCACCACAAGCACTCTTATGTGTTTGAgaagaattcaaataatttttcatgaCGGACACACTAGTCTTCTCGTTTGATAAAACATCAGCCTCTGTACAAATACAAGCATAGAAGTTGTTGGACTCATTCTTAGCAAATGACTTTGCTTTTGCCAAAAGCTCTTGCTTCTCTGTAAACTGCTTTAAAGGCCAGCCTTTACTTCCAACTGTCCATAATGAGTTGGACAACACAAAGAGGATAATTAGCATGGATGCTTCTTTGAAATTACCGGCCTTCCCAAGGAGATCAGAAGCCTTTAGTATATCCCCTCTTAGCTTCGCAATGTTTGCAGCCTCTAAGAAGTTGCCTAATTCTTCTTCCAACAACAAAAGCTCATCAAAACAACCCAGACGCTTCAAAAACTTGCGCATCAATTCTATGGAATGAAAACCTTTAACAAACCTCATCATGGATATGTGATCTTTATGCTCATAATAATGATGAGCACAACTCTCTAGAAACTCTAATTCAAGTTTTTCTATTACTTTTCCTCTTCTAATCACGCCAAAGTCCATAGTTGCATCTTGTTTCCAATACCGAATGTACTCCAAACCCTTGTCAAATAATTTTCCCTTGGAGCAAACTTTTAAACATTCTAGGAAAAAATAACCCCTAGCATAAACATCAGCCGCTTGTTCATAACATCCCGCAAGAGAAAAGCATTCTCCAGCCTTTTCCAGCTTTGACTCCCCACATTTTTCTAAATACAACCTGCCTGCAATAGTTGGATTTTTTTCCaagtcaaaaacaaaaactctcaTTAAAACCAAACCACtttcaagtatttttttggTGCTTAAGTTAATGTTTCAGCTTTCttcatgtataaaaatttatggTCAAAAATTCAGAGATTAAATAAGAGGTCACATCACAGTATTTGTGATATAAGTACTTATATCAATAATTCCATAAAGAACACATAATGGAAAAGATGACAAAGTAAACAGTAAAAAGGAATACTCGTGGAGCATATTCTACCTCTTATATTCTCATCCCTCAAAATTTTTAAGATGTCACTACCCAATATTGATTCTACCAAAGTGGGGTGTTCCTAAGAGTAGTTAGAATATGGTTCTACTTTCAGTGTTTTTTCCACAAAGGGCTAGCCCCACTCCAAACTCAAATGTGCCCTGGCAATTGATAGTTTGAGACTCTACCATTCCACTAGGCAATGACTTCGCTCATAATTATTTCTATAATTTCAAAAGCTTCCAATACCAGAAAAGGTTCGAATTTCAACTGTAAGACAGATTGAGGTTTTAAGATGCATTAtacattgcaaaaaaaaaaaaatttaacatcaAAACTAGAACCCAAACACCACAAGCACATGGTAGGTTATATTTGATGACTTTCTTAGAATCTAATGCATACCTGCTCTTTCATAGTCTCCCAACTCAAAAAAACAACGGGCAGCAGAATCACCCTTGCCTATTGCTTCAAATATATTGGCAGCCTCTCTAAGTATACCATTTGCTGCTTTAGGATTCAAATGTCGCATTCGGTCAGCCGTGGCTCTAAGGCTAGCAGCCTTTGATCTTCTTTCCCAATAAGTATCTCCAGCTCTTTCAAAGCACATTGTTGCTATTTCATAGTTACAATCATGATATAACTGTACAGATATAAGAATTAGATATCCATAGAGGGGTAACTATgtttgcaaaaaagaaaaaaaaaaaaaggtgtcaACAGATCCATCATACCCTCATTCACAAGTACTACAATtgcaaaataaaagtaataattttCATAGCAGAATTCAATAACAATGATTGTATCATCTTCATCATTGCTGAGCTATTAATTTGGGTAAAAATTGAAGCTTATTATACCACCACAAACGAATATTCTGATCATTCCTTCACCATGATATTCTCCATGCAATAACCTAAGGTTTTGCAATCTCAATCGGAGTAGAAGAACTTTTAATAATAGAGGGCAAAAAACAATGACGTAATATAAAGTATTAGTAGGAGTAATAGAGTTAGTTTGGGAAAAAATTTGTCTatgaaactataaaaataaaaaatctcatagTTCCTTCACCATGATTTTTCCTATGAAATAACCTCAAGTTTTTGAGTCACAATAGGAGCAAAATATATTCATAAAGAGTGGAGTGACAACCTTCATGCCCCTTGACCTCCACTCCTCTGAACTGCTAGCAACTTGCATTGCCTGAGCAAGTAAGTAGTCCAGTTGTTTGACTTGGACAAGACGCTTTTTCTTCCAATAGTCAAACATAGGTTTGCAGAACTCCTCTGTATTCTCACAAATCCACAATCTTTGCCTTGTTCGTGTGACAGCTACATAAAGTTGCTTTAGTTCTGAGCACATGACATTGTGTTTAGTGGAAAAGGAGCTTGGTGAAGTTGAGTCGAGTAAATTGTATATCTtcatatattcatatattaccctccatttatttttcaaaggtgATGAGCCAAAAAAGTTGTACAACAATACATCCTGCACAAGGACAAtgtaagaatctccaaaaaccAGGAAAATATAGCTCAATAAATTACTGTTTAAGAAAATCGACCATAGCTTAATCATGTGATGCAACAATTTTTATTATGTAGAcatattgaaaagaaatatgcatTTTAAGATTTTCcctgtttagatgttgagatggacccatctcatctcatctcacctcATCAAAATACCACTaaagtataaatatttttcaatttcaaatctttaacattttcatctaatcattacctaattattacaactttcccaaactttcaaacaaaacataaaatcaaattcatatttttcaaatcccaaaacaaaaataatattaaaaaatttatattctaacaatatttgtattcaattttttctctctcattttctaaattctcatcaagcatcttaattcaaattatttcactactattcacagatttttcatctcattgcatctcatcttaacatccaaatgagGTCTTTGTCTCTACACAAGACCTACAATAAAAATCCTATCAGACATAAAGCTCGAAGCTTTGagttttttaagaaaaagatgTATATGTACTTGGCAGTTTGGTACTAACATCAGGCAATATGATAACATCATCGTGGGAACAACAATTTAGCTTCAATTAGGATGTGGTGTAAATCCCTATTTTACATCCTCAAATGAAAAACTGACATGTCAACTTTCTACTAAATGATAAAAAACACACATTCACACTAGATTgcacatattaaaaattaaaacaattaagaaatattgaaaaaaaaaatacacacacacatatccagCAGGGGGTGGCCACCACACTTGAGCTACAGTCAGATTGATAGTGATTACTCTGTCTGTCTCTTGGGGTGGCGGCTGCTACCCCGAGTATGGCTGGGGCTGGTCTTAAAATTAATTATGGTTTCAGATTTTAGGgcttatgctttatattttagTGCTTTACTTTATAATCGTGTGTGATGCATCCTTTTTAAAAACATGTGCTTTCTCTATTGAGGCATCTTATAATTGGAGGGTGTAAAACTCATTTTTACACCACTTCCTAATTAAAGATGCGATCTAGGAACAATCCTATTAACATGGCTTgatgatgaacttgaacataTTAAAAAGGTTATTTCAAAGCAATGGCTTTTATTCATTGAGAATTCAACAATAAACTAGGCTAATCAACTCAATGTAAaccaataaatcaaataaataaacatgcaCAATAACCACCTGAAACTCAAGGCCCTTACACTCCACAATAGTTAGAACAAGAGCTTGCTTCCCAACATATTTGGCAACTTCCTTCCGCATAGAATCATCCCGTACCAATATTACCTGCTCTGCACCAAAGCCAACAATACGTGCTCCACTTTTTCCAAAAATAGTGATGATTGCATTTTCATTGCTCCCTGATTCAAGTAAAATCGGAGCTTCTCCATACACAAAACTATTCTCAGGCTCCAAAACATCAATCGATtgaggaaagaaatgatataGAAGTTCAATAACACTGTGTGCTAGTTGGAGAACCCCATCATGAGTACGGAAGTTCTGGCTCAGATGAAAAATTTTTGAGATTAtacctttttcttctcttttattaTGTCCATCGCTTTTTGATTCCATAAGAAACTTCTTGTAGAATAGAGATCGTATATCCTGGAACCTAAAATCAATTCCCCTTGCAATAGTTTGTGCCGTATCACCAGAGAAAACAAAACCTTCTTCAACATTTTTGCAGATATATTTGAATAACGCAATTTGGCTCAATGTAAGATCCTGAACCTCATCTATGTatacaaaatcaaatttatcaCCAGTGTAGCTTCCAATTCTCAAACGACGATGTAGATCTATCACAAGATCAGCCAGATCAAATTCATCccttttcatcttcatcttttcataattttgaaaGAGCTcatatattatttctctctcctctctacTTAAACTGGAAACACGGCTATTTGATAGTAAAAGATAGTCGTCGCGACTGAGCTTACCATCACCTTCCTCTACAGTTTGTGGGCCACCttttatatgagaaataatCTCTGTGAAAACTCTGGAAGAGTCAAGCATTGTACTTCGGCTGGCACTAAAATGGGGCCAGTATGATAAACTAAACCTCTCATAATTAACTTCCTTCAACTTTATAAAGGTCTCCAAAGCAATTGATCTTCCACCAACTTGACCACGATCAAGTTTTCTCACTTCATGGAATCTTTCAAAGTAGGAGTTGCCCATAGTTCCATCAAGCATCATCAAAAATTTATGAAATGTTATCACAAGAGGATAGGACATGGTAGGAACACCAACAAAAGAATCTGGGATGTCCTCGAATTGAACTACATCATCAAAATCATCAATATCCCTTGAACTGGTACCTTTAGAGCAATCACCATCATAGACAGagctacaaaagaaaaaaggtcaTAAAAGGCTCATAGTGAAATCCCCGAACAACTTTCTCACCAAAAACAAGTAGTGCAGCTTATTCACATGATGTTTTGTTGTAAGACAAGATGAATTTTTTAACCAGAAACTAAATATTGGGATCAATACACTTTGCATGCTCAAACCACCAAGATTTTTACACTCTTCCCCAAATTACCAACACTGACATATTGCACACTCAAACTACAAAACCTTAATACTTCTCAATATTTCTTAAGATCTAATTATCAAGATTGTGCCACTTCACCGATTACTTCCCTTTGGTAGCTTAAGGGTGTAATGAGTTGGTTTTCATAGTTTGAGATGCAAAATGCAAGACCCATGATAGTTTGAGGGTGCAAAGTCTATTTGTCCCCAAGATGTTAGAAGAGATAATATATCCCCCTTGATTTGTACtgacaaaataaaaaactttcgaAACTTTTGTGCTAACCTAAGCCTAATCCCCAATTCCCACAGATTTGAAAGCTAAAATTATAAGGAGAAAcactacaacatatatatataaaaggaataCTAAGATGTTGTATAGTTAcatccaatatatataattttttttatcagtatacaaagttatactaaatcaaGAAGTAAACAACTTAAGAAGTGCATGAAATTTGGTATGAAAGTTTAGCTTGAATTAACTTATGAACCACGTTTTAATATAAATTGGCCTGCCAAAAAACAAACTGGAAGGGGTCCATGGTTTACAGTGAAAACTAAGTTTCATAGTTTCTAATAAAAATCAAGCCAAGAGATTCGAAAAAACTAAACTTCCCCAAACTCAATGGAGCTAGAGGCTCAAAAATTCATGTGAGAGTACtatcaaataaattatgcaCCTTTTCAACTGAGAAACGTGCTGTGTGACCTGTAGTTTGACAGCATAACACAGTTTAGGGCTCACTGTCACAAAAAGCTGGTGCAATATAACTCTCTTTGTTTCCGCCAAGGTCTCCTCAACCTTATTCTCTGGGCTATGCACAAGGTTATTGCTATTCACACCATAAAATAACTTTGTTGCCATCTGGAGAACCTTTTCTTTCTCTAACAACTTTCTAGTCAAAACAGTGGTTTTCCCAGTACCTGACCGTGCAAGTATAAAAGCACTTCTAGGAAAAACGATTATCTCCTGCTCTTGGTCAGTTACTTCAAATAGAAGATCCAATTCACCACTATCCTTGTTTGAAAGCAACTGACCCACTACACCAAATGAGAAAGAGTAGCATTTCATCAGC contains:
- the LOC122311310 gene encoding uncharacterized protein LOC122311310 isoform X2; this translates as MTKGDGSDAKKRQFFLNADEDKDLHKAPVDVKREFEQFDDLLNGDSIRFRSARWKVLFSDNFLKSFKNLKSVTRKKSVIERLFKLSQGWRPKKRSSDPVCGSSSKIIKQFKVEDLYIVCANDIGKEWSDVVKELRYYQVLKVWDILPAGEVQKFIERLDSMFGKYTDDFLNRCKKKRLEGDLEVPESWSASFDIVRFRNVANSENESDLVGCASDGGHYLENAKVSESLMLMKCYSFSFGVVGQLLSNKDSGELDLLFEVTDQEQEIIVFPRSAFILARSGTGKTTVLTRKLLEKEKVLQMATKLFYGVNSNNLVHSPENKVEETLAETKRVILHQLFVTVSPKLCYAVKLQVTQHVSQLKSSVYDGDCSKGTSSRDIDDFDDVVQFEDIPDSFVGVPTMSYPLVITFHKFLMMLDGTMGNSYFERFHEVRKLDRGQVGGRSIALETFIKLKEVNYERFSLSYWPHFSASRSTMLDSSRVFTEIISHIKGGPQTVEEGDGKLSRDDYLLLSNSRVSSLSREEREIIYELFQNYEKMKMKRDEFDLADLVIDLHRRLRIGSYTGDKFDFVYIDEVQDLTLSQIALFKYICKNVEEGFVFSGDTAQTIARGIDFRFQDIRSLFYKKFLMESKSDGHNKREEKGIISKIFHLSQNFRTHDGVLQLAHSVIELLYHFFPQSIDVLEPENSFVYGEAPILLESGSNENAIITIFGKSGARIVGFGAEQVILVRDDSMRKEVAKYVGKQALVLTIVECKGLEFQLYHDCNYEIATMCFERAGDTYWERRSKAASLRATADRMRHLNPKAANGILREAANIFEAIGKGDSAARCFFELGDYERAGRLYLEKCGESKLEKAGECFSLAGCYEQAADVYARGYFFLECLKVCSKGKLFDKGLEYIRYWKQDATMDFGVIRRGKVIEKLELEFLESCAHHYYEHKDHISMMRFVKGFHSIELMRKFLKRLGCFDELLLLEEELGNFLEAANIAKLRGDILKASDLLGKAGNFKEASMLIILFVLSNSLWTVGSKGWPLKQFTEKQELLAKAKSFAKNESNNFYACICTEADVLSNEKTSVSVMKNYLNSSQTHKSACGEIISARKIIDAHLHTNSSKYMWEDYFVFDPIKHSDQMISENQISIETLVYFWNFWKDHVVNIFKYLRSLETQDFNEYKHYGDFCLNYMGVWRQFCELNTIYLLLNPGADWVRDMDNRFLHLNGKLVSINVRHLALIARSYWSLEILSVGLQVLKHLKALYNLSLQNNLSMFCQSRSLTHIYEVAKSLLDCGYQDDEALKRFVKFSVESFFGYVFPLDWRKSLADNMFSLRGSEVSKNLLQQAILENISSRGRLTYGKIGRVVMIILGLGKLNNDLYEKILKLFGGINGNPQWKTFIQNLCGNVDITFPQAIVPDNINKSPREWSLLFRLYEALKDTFDANWMKENDYISPGCFLYLVERLLILASSLHGYFITSMSSFVEWFIYEEVDNIPNSTFISGVQPFLGRIYESIINFVRQLLCNKNDTLEWIRMSNIIYAKDYYSLLVLRLVAIICLVYLNSGSFLDSLSELLGRSYITEQLPFEFYDVLKRRRKHLHMDVNVLAEAFKKVHNPLVIVSLGKDCSQFLCPDAIFVDMTAKQSWEDMLRVMRLQTVEASRGQIGAIEVGATNACGEVLSSDSYDHGGYKLVPSNLASQGDLNNIIGIELPINYSYFWDRFFEALKPLEVGGKSRCIWDRFFEALKPLEVGGNPRCMLENDQAMKVNLGKCIHLLSIIMRECHQMNIYYKHENLLKEVAGMLEELNLLYVALDARELQLENNMSMIGELSKRLQTRRQHVEPFLRWTSKIDNTLVDWYNEMDSDGEAKEGSSVDKGKSNASKVAAVSGAYNQSSKETQNKGNNKSKKKNRGKGSQKK
- the LOC122311310 gene encoding uncharacterized protein LOC122311310 isoform X1 — its product is MTKGDGSDAKKRQFFLNADEDKDLHKAPVDVKREFEQFDDLLNGDSIRFRSARWKVLFSDNFLKSFKNLKSVTRKKSVIERLFKLSQGWRPKKRSSDPVCGSSSKIIKQFKVEDLYIVCANDIGKEWSDVVKELRYYQVLKVWDILPAGEVQKFIERLDSMFGKYTDDFLNRCKKKRLEGDLEVPESWSASFDIVRFRNVANSENESDLVGCASDGGHYLENAKVSESLMLMKCYSFSFGVVGQLLSNKDSGELDLLFEVTDQEQEIIVFPRSAFILARSGTGKTTVLTRKLLEKEKVLQMATKLFYGVNSNNLVHSPENKVEETLAETKRVILHQLFVTVSPKLCYAVKLQVTQHVSQLKSSVYDGDCSKGTSSRDIDDFDDVVQFEDIPDSFVGVPTMSYPLVITFHKFLMMLDGTMGNSYFERFHEVRKLDRGQVGGRSIALETFIKLKEVNYERFSLSYWPHFSASRSTMLDSSRVFTEIISHIKGGPQTVEEGDGKLSRDDYLLLSNSRVSSLSREEREIIYELFQNYEKMKMKRDEFDLADLVIDLHRRLRIGSYTGDKFDFVYIDEVQDLTLSQIALFKYICKNVEEGFVFSGDTAQTIARGIDFRFQDIRSLFYKKFLMESKSDGHNKREEKGIISKIFHLSQNFRTHDGVLQLAHSVIELLYHFFPQSIDVLEPENSFVYGEAPILLESGSNENAIITIFGKSGARIVGFGAEQVILVRDDSMRKEVAKYVGKQALVLTIVECKGLEFQDVLLYNFFGSSPLKNKWRVIYEYMKIYNLLDSTSPSSFSTKHNVMCSELKQLYVAVTRTRQRLWICENTEEFCKPMFDYWKKKRLVQVKQLDYLLAQAMQVASSSEEWRSRGMKLYHDCNYEIATMCFERAGDTYWERRSKAASLRATADRMRHLNPKAANGILREAANIFEAIGKGDSAARCFFELGDYERAGRLYLEKCGESKLEKAGECFSLAGCYEQAADVYARGYFFLECLKVCSKGKLFDKGLEYIRYWKQDATMDFGVIRRGKVIEKLELEFLESCAHHYYEHKDHISMMRFVKGFHSIELMRKFLKRLGCFDELLLLEEELGNFLEAANIAKLRGDILKASDLLGKAGNFKEASMLIILFVLSNSLWTVGSKGWPLKQFTEKQELLAKAKSFAKNESNNFYACICTEADVLSNEKTSVSVMKNYLNSSQTHKSACGEIISARKIIDAHLHTNSSKYMWEDYFVFDPIKHSDQMISENQISIETLVYFWNFWKDHVVNIFKYLRSLETQDFNEYKHYGDFCLNYMGVWRQFCELNTIYLLLNPGADWVRDMDNRFLHLNGKLVSINVRHLALIARSYWSLEILSVGLQVLKHLKALYNLSLQNNLSMFCQSRSLTHIYEVAKSLLDCGYQDDEALKRFVKFSVESFFGYVFPLDWRKSLADNMFSLRGSEVSKNLLQQAILENISSRGRLTYGKIGRVVMIILGLGKLNNDLYEKILKLFGGINGNPQWKTFIQNLCGNVDITFPQAIVPDNINKSPREWSLLFRLYEALKDTFDANWMKENDYISPGCFLYLVERLLILASSLHGYFITSMSSFVEWFIYEEVDNIPNSTFISGVQPFLGRIYESIINFVRQLLCNKNDTLEWIRMSNIIYAKDYYSLLVLRLVAIICLVYLNSGSFLDSLSELLGRSYITEQLPFEFYDVLKRRRKHLHMDVNVLAEAFKKVHNPLVIVSLGKDCSQFLCPDAIFVDMTAKQSWEDMLRVMRLQTVEASRGQIGAIEVGATNACGEVLSSDSYDHGGYKLVPSNLASQGDLNNIIGIELPINYSYFWDRFFEALKPLEVGGKSRCIWDRFFEALKPLEVGGNPRCMLENDQAMKVNLGKCIHLLSIIMRECHQMNIYYKHENLLKEVAGMLEELNLLYVALDARELQLENNMSMIGELSKRLQTRRQHVEPFLRWTSKIDNTLVDWYNEMDSDGEAKEGSSVDKGKSNASKVAAVSGAYNQSSKETQNKGNNKSKKKNRGKGSQKK